The stretch of DNA GTAGGCCACGTACAGGCGACGGTAGAAACTGCTTTTGGTCTTGCTGACGTCCATCCACCCGCTCCTTGTTGCGGCTATTGCAGATCCCGCCACGTCAGGTACACCCGCAGGTCGAACTCGACCTGGTGATACCCCGGCAGCATGTGTTCACACAATTTGTAGAAAGCCTTGTTGTGATCCGACTCTTTGAAGTGTGCCAGCTCATGCACGACGATCATCTTCAGAAACTCGGGCGCCGCCTCCTTGAACAGCGAAGCGATACGAATCTCTTTCTTGGCCTTGAGCTTGCCGCCCTGCACCCGCGAAACCGTGGTGTGCAGGCCCAGCGCTCGATGAGTCAGGTCGAGGCGGTTGTCGAACAGCACCTTGTCGATGGCCGGGGCGTTGCGCAGGTATTCCTGCTTCAGGTCCAGCGCGTAGCTGTACAACGCCTTGTCGCTCTGCACATCGTGGCGCCCGGGATAGCGTTGGCTCAGGTAATCACCCAGACGCTGCTCGGCGATCAGTTGGCGCACCTGATCCTGCAATTGCGCGGGATAGGCCTGGA from Pseudomonas sp. P8_229 encodes:
- a CDS encoding M48 family metallopeptidase, with amino-acid sequence MTALKYLQAYPAQLQDQVRQLIAEQRLGDYLSQRYPGRHDVQSDKALYSYALDLKQEYLRNAPAIDKVLFDNRLDLTHRALGLHTTVSRVQGGKLKAKKEIRIASLFKEAAPEFLKMIVVHELAHFKESDHNKAFYKLCEHMLPGYHQVEFDLRVYLTWRDLQ